In bacterium, a genomic segment contains:
- a CDS encoding helical backbone metal receptor translates to MTPTRNTPGLLDARGIAVVPGPYHRVASLVPSLTDTVFGLGRGDSLVARTAYCEEPRGLVARVPACGGTKNPRLDDILAQRPDLVLACLEENKTVHLDALAAAGVPVFAVMPRSLDDVDALLKDLGILLDAGDAAQAARAALAAARADVAAARGGRPPVAAATLIWKDPWMAAGGATHIDAVMAEVGLRNVYAGHEDYPSTTLDELAALGPALVLLPDEPYHFTKRDAVAVSEALLLAGSERCPRIPGKLLSWYGTRTAGSLRELQRLLSRIAPVAG, encoded by the coding sequence ATGACGCCAACGAGAAACACACCTGGCCTGCTCGACGCCCGCGGCATCGCCGTCGTTCCCGGCCCTTACCACCGCGTGGCCTCGCTGGTGCCGAGCCTGACCGACACCGTGTTCGGCCTCGGCCGCGGCGACAGCCTGGTGGCCCGCACCGCCTACTGCGAGGAGCCGCGCGGCCTGGTCGCGCGCGTGCCCGCCTGCGGCGGCACCAAGAACCCGCGCCTCGACGACATCCTCGCGCAGCGGCCGGACCTCGTGCTGGCCTGCCTCGAGGAGAACAAGACCGTGCACCTGGACGCGCTCGCCGCGGCGGGCGTGCCGGTGTTCGCGGTGATGCCGCGCAGCCTGGACGACGTCGACGCGCTGCTGAAGGACCTGGGCATCCTGCTCGACGCCGGGGACGCCGCGCAGGCGGCGCGCGCGGCCCTGGCTGCCGCCCGTGCCGACGTCGCGGCCGCGCGGGGCGGGCGCCCGCCCGTCGCCGCGGCCACCCTGATCTGGAAGGATCCCTGGATGGCCGCCGGCGGCGCCACCCACATCGACGCGGTCATGGCCGAAGTCGGCCTGCGCAACGTCTACGCCGGCCACGAGGACTACCCGTCCACGACCCTGGACGAGCTGGCGGCCCTGGGGCCGGCGCTGGTCCTGCTGCCCGACGAGCCCTACCACTTCACCAAGCGCGACGCCGTCGCCGTCTCCGAAGCCCTGCTCCTGGCCGGCTCCGAACGTTGCCCCCGCATACCCGGCAAGCTGCTGAGCTGGTACGGCACCCGCACGGCGGGCTCGCTGCGCGAGTTGCAGCGGCTGCTGAGCCGCATCGCCCCGGTCGCGGGCTGA